One part of the Mustela erminea isolate mMusErm1 chromosome 11, mMusErm1.Pri, whole genome shotgun sequence genome encodes these proteins:
- the LOC116569583 gene encoding AP-2 complex subunit beta-like, whose product MIWIVGEYAERIDNADELLETFLEGFHDESTQVQLTLPTAIVKLFLKKPSETQELVQQVLSLATQDSDNPDLRDQGYIYWRLLSTDPVTAKGVVLSEKPLISEETDLIEPTLLDELICHIGSLASVYHKPPNAFVEGSHGIHRKHLPIHHGSTDAGDSPVGTTTAMNLEQPQVIPSQGDLLGDLLNLDLGPPVNVPQVSSMQMGAVDLLGGGLDSLVGQSFIPSSVPATFAPSPTPAVVSSGLNDLFELSTGIGMAPDGYVAPKAVWLPSVKAKGLEISGTFTHCQGHIYMEMNFTNKALQHVTDFAIQFNKNSFGVIPSTPLAIHTPLMPNQSIDVSLPLNTLGPVMKMEPLNNLQVAVKNNIDVFYFSCLIPLNVLFVEDGKMERQVFLATWKDIPNENELQFQIKECHLNADIVSSKLQNNNVYTIAKRNVEGQDMLYQSLKLTNGIWILAKLRIQPGNPNYTLSLKCRAPEVSQYIYQVYDSILKN is encoded by the coding sequence ATGATTTGGATTGTGGGAGAATATGCTGAGAGAATTGACAATGCAGATGAGTTACTAGAGACCTTCCTGGAGGGTTTTCATGACGAGAGCACCCAGGTGCAGCTCACTCTGCCTACTGCCATCGTGAAGCTGTTTCTCAAGAAACCATCAGAAACACAGGAGCTGGTACAGCAAGTCTTGAGTTTGGCAACACAGGATTCTGATAATCCTGACCTTCGAGACCAGGGCTATATTTATTGGCGCCTTCTCTCAACGGACCCTGTCACAGCCAAAGGAGTAGTCTTGTCTGAGAAGCCACTGATCTCTGAGGAGACGGATCTTATCGAGCCAACTCTGCTGGATGAGCTGATCTGCCACATTGGATCTTTGGCTTCCGTGTACCATAAGCCTCCCAATGCTTTTGTGGAAGGAAGTCATGGAATCCATCGCAAACACTTGCCAATACATCACGGGAGCACTGATGCAGGTGACAGCCCTGTTGGCACCACCACTGCCATGAACCTGGAACAGCCTCAGGTCATCCCCTCTCAAGGTGACCTTCTAGGAGACCTTTTAAACCTTGACCTTGGTCCCCCAGTCAATGTGCCACAGGTGTCCTCCATGCAGATGGGAGCAGTGGATCTCTTGGGAGGAGGACTAGATAGTCTGGTGGGACAGTCCTTCATCCCCTCATCAGTGCCTGCAACCTTTGCTCCTTCACCTACTCCTGCTGTCGTCAGCAGTGGTCTGAATGACCTGTTTGAACTCTCCACGGGAATAGGCATGGCACCTGATGGATATGTGGCTCCTAAGGCTGTCTGGCTGCCTTCAGTAAAAGCTAAAGGCTTGGAGATTTCCGGAACATTTACTCACTGCCAAGGGCACATCTATATGGAAATGAACTTCACCAACAAAGCTTTGCAACACGTGACAGACTTTGCAATCCAGTTTAACAAGAATAGCTTTGGTGTCATCCCTAGCACTCCTCTGGCCATCCATACACCACTGATGCCGAACCAGAGCATTGACGTCTCCCTGCCTCTCAACACCTTGGGCCCAGTCATGAAGATGGAACCTCTGAATAACCTACAGGTGGCTGTGAAAAACAATATTGATGTCTTTTACTTCAGCTGCCTCATCCCACTCAATGTGCTTTTTGTAGAAGATGGCAAAATGGAGCGCCAGGTCTTCCTTGCCACATGGAAGGATATTCCCAATGAAAATGAACTTCAGTTTCAGATTAAGGAATGTCATTTAAATGCTGACATTGTTTCCAGCAAATTGCAAAACAACAATGTTTATACTATTGCCAAGAGGAATGTGGAAGGGCAGGACATGCTGTACCAATCCCTGAAGCTCACTAATGGTATTTGGATTTTGGCTAAGCTACGTATCCAGCCAGGAAACCCAAATTATACGCTGTCACTGAAGTGCAGAGCTCCTGAAGTCTCCCAGTACATCTATCAGGTCTACGAcagcattttgaaaaactaa